A region from the Palaemon carinicauda isolate YSFRI2023 chromosome 9, ASM3689809v2, whole genome shotgun sequence genome encodes:
- the LOC137646784 gene encoding myosin-2-like → MEGKLKALEEELRHYKEREQMLIVEKERLLVENERLNWENEAMQKELRELKGTVERVEEGVEMRMRENEERMEKRMEDMMGQVMGMMKTIMGEGAVGGVSSASGNGLIVDEKVKVSDNGKGSDSDSSNSDGDIEDKGIRHSKDEQKGERKDERKGKSDVKKGKKKYQADSKDDREWVKVVSKKKGKKGMVKDRNLSLEVDSLYSNEEEGNKGVDSDDGSENERDVCKTVFMREVPRCERFNEHSSRDVYDFFKEYERYCQDKYGDSKRVWARELGEYLTGYLLTMYGVIMSVGGVDYLSVKKRIIEQVKRMKGSVKYKRKNDFDEARMNAGEAISMYICRLETLARKKYGDEGINENKELMKKFLATVPENVAEFVNLKRKEKMRWTKERLTWDDILEIVEDYELDRCMKESKSVSVRTGMEESVPEFVSFRDAVMRGPMRVADSVVDRSVRASNVGIPVRTNEGFRQGNQVWRDMSASAPQGRSGSCIREEKCYRCGKVGHKKNECRWALGTCFGCGEVGHRISECKKEKGIKCYRCGMTGHIASGCRSNHMNVICGNCGKDGHYARMCKEPRGKCTECGADGHIARVCRKKGLGQPGCSGN, encoded by the coding sequence atggaaggtaaattaaaggctttggaggaggaattgcggcattataaagaacgggagcagatgttgatagttgagaaagagaggttgctagtagagaatgagaggttgaactgggagaatgaggcgatgcagaaggagcttagggagttaaagggaactgtagagagagtggaagagggtgttgagatgaggatgcgagagaatgaagaacgaatggagaaacgaatggaagatatgatggggcaagtcatggggatgatgaaaactataatgggggaaggtgcagtcggaggagtgtcctcagcttcgggtaatgggttgatagtggatgagaaggttaaggttagtgataatgggaaaggaagtgatagtgatagtagtaatagtgatggtgatattgaagataagggaattaggcatagtaaggatgaacagaaaggtgagaggaaagatgaaaggaaaggtaaaagtgatgtgaagaaagggaagaaaaagtatcaggctgatagcaaggacgatcgtgaatgggtgaaagtggtaagtaagaaaaagggtaagaaaggaatggttaaggataggaatttaagtctggaagtggattcattgtattcaaatgaggaagaaggtaacaagggagtagacagtgatgatggcagtgagaatgaacgtgatgtgtgtaagactgtgtttatgagagaggtacctcggtgtgaaaggttcaatgagcatagcagtagggatgtatatgattttttcaaggagtatgagaggtattgtcaggataagtatggtgatagtaaaagagtttgggctagggagttaggagaatatttgactgggtatttgttgacgatgtatggagtgataatgagtgtaggtggcGTTGATTATttaagtgtgaaaaagagaataattgagcaggtaaaacgtatgaaagggagtgttaagtataagcgtaagaatgattttgatgaagcacggatgaatgcaggagaagcgatatcaatgtacatatgtaggttggaaactttagctaggaagaagtatggggatgaaggtataaatgagaataaggagttaatgaagaagtttttggctactgtacccgagaatgttgctgagtttgttaatttgaaacggaaggagaaaatgaggtggacgaaagaaagattgacatgggatgatattttagagatagttgaggattacgagttggataggtgtatgaaagaaagtaaatctgtgagtgtaagaactggaatggaggaaagtgtgccagaatttgttagttttagagatgctgttatgagaggaccgatgagggtagctgatagtgtagtagataggagtgttagggcgagtaatgtgggaatacctgtaaggacaaatgaagggtttaggcaagggaatcaggtttggagggatatgagtgctagtgcgccgcaaggtaggtcaggtagttgtatccgtgaagagaagtgttataggtgtgggaaagtaggacataagaagaatgaatgtagatgggctctaggtacttgttttggatgtggtgaggtagggcatagaattagtgagtgcaagaaagagaaagggataaaatgttatcggtgtggtatgactgggcacatagcgagtggatgtcgtagtaatcatatgaatgtaatttgtggtaattgtggtaaggatggtcattatgctagaatgtgcaaggagccgcggggtaagtgtactgaatgtggtgcagatgggcatatagctagagtatgtagaaagaagggattaggccagccaggatgttcgggaaactag
- the LOC137646979 gene encoding uncharacterized protein, with protein sequence MKLFTKSMEVCMCVCVCGGKEGSLVQLNYLTCLVVHYLCIVIGHDHRIKTVPGKMVDCTDDCIQCLVPVRARQEGLQCDMCGRWQHRKCNTGVSRADYWAAVKSGNSIDWNCNTCTFTDEPTSHPVDDPSTPDMEHEPHIPAVEQESSVDDPPDLPMELEDSLDDPAIQDVELQSEGEFTFQLFEKGTQRGRDKLVDSHGYTYNKKMQRSNVTYWQCTNRPKSNPCKALVTQRNGKYVKNNVLHNHSPSTGSDIVTKVTLQVKKLAAQDLFKPASAIVDDVLLQEIGNAPCPSLPKPEHLARTANRQRQILRPTEPKNLNFEVDVNHIPDDFLIADVSVRERRHLIFATTEQIKHLTRAKSWYIDSTFKLCRHPFTQLMTVNAFVRADDYAKQVPLLFVIMSGRKKSDYRKVFHEVLTSLPNEPSVKHITIDYEKAMWKVLPEVLPNAKVKGCVFHWTQAVWRKVQEVGLQHAYKHDDGTYKYLRKVMALPFLPEADIGPVFERLSRQAATAQLQTIMQYISRTWIHNSLWPTSSWSIFYQSIRTNNDIEGWHNRLNKHAAGRCNLQFYLLVSLLHKEAKLTSVYIRLVSKKKLRRIQRKKYRDLQGKIFTLWEEHMRGERSAYQLLKACAYLNGPVRS encoded by the exons ATGAAACTATTTACAAAGTCTAtggaagtgtgtatgtgtgtgtgtgtgtgtggaggaaaggAGGGTTCATTAGTTCAGTTAAATTATCTGACTTGTTTGGTGGTTCATTACCTATGTATTGTAATTGGCCATGACCATAGAATTAAAACAGTTCCTGGCAAGATGGTAGACTGCACAGACGATTGTATTCAGTGCCTCGTACCTGTAAGGGCAAGGCAAGAAGGTCTGCAGTGCGACATGTGTGGGAGGTGGCAACACAGGAAATGCAATACTGGCGTATCTCGTGCTGATTACTGGGCAGCTGTGAAATCCGGTAATTCCATTGATTGGAATTGTAATACTTGTACCTTCACTGACGAACCAACCTCCCATCCAGTGGACGACCCATCCACCCCTGACATGGAACACGAACCACACATCCCTGCAGTTGAACAAGAGTCTTCAGTTGATGACCCACCTGACTTGCCAATGGAACTAGAGGATTCACTTGACGACCCAGCCATACAAGATGTTGAACTGCAGTCAGAAGGTGAATTTACATTCCAGCTCTTTGAGAAGGGCACACAGCGTGGTAGAGATAAGCTCGTTGACAGTCATGGGTACACTTACAACAAAAAAATGCAGCGATCCAATGTAACTTACTGGCAATGTACTAATCGCCCTAAAAGTAACCCATGCAAGGCACTAGTAACGCagagaaatggaaaatatgtaaagaacaacGTGTTGCACAACCATTCACCATCAACTGGCTCTGATATTGTCACTAAAGTAACATTACAGGTAAAGAAACTGGCAGCACAAGATCTGTTTAAACCAGCATCTGCTATAGTGGATGATGTGTTGCTACAAGAGATAGGAAATGCACCATGTCCTAGTCTGCCTAAGCCAGAGCACTTGGCAAGAACAGCAAACAGACAAAGACAAATTTTAAGACCGACAGAACCCAAAAACCTGAATTTTGAGGTAGATGTAAATCACATTCCTGACGACTTTCTTATAGCTGACGTATCAGTTCGTGAACGCCGCCATTTGATATTTGCAACAACAGAACAAATAAAACATCTAACAAGGGCAAAGTCATGGTACATTGACAGCACGTTTAAGCTATGCAGGCACCCTTTTACACAGCTGATGACAGTCAATGCTTTTGTGAGGGCAGACGACTATGCAAAACAAGTCCCCTTACTATTTGTCATTATGTCTGGGAGAAAGAAGAGTGACTACAGAAAAGTTTTCCACGAAGTTTTAACTAGTCTACCAAATGAGCCTTCTGTTAAACACATAACAATCGACTATGAGAAAGCAATGTGGAAAGTCTTGCCTGAGGTTTTGCCTAATGCCAAGGTCAAGGGATGCGTATTCCATTGGACGCAAGCTGTATGGAGAAAG GTTCAAGAGGTTGGTCTCCAGCATGCTTACAAACATGATGACGGGACATACAAATACTTGCGGAAAGTGATGGCCCTTCCATTTCTGCCTGAGGCAGATATAGGTCCCGTGTTTGAACGTCTCTCACGTCAAGCTGCCACAGCCCAATTACAAACTATAATGCAGTATATATCAAGAACATGGATCCACAACTCCTTATGGCCAACTTCTAGCTGGAGTATTTTCTATCAGTCAATCCgtactaataatgatattgaaggCTGGCACAATCGCCTCAACAAACATGCTGCAGGTAGATGTAACCTCCAGTTTTACCTCCTCGTAAGCCTTCTCCACAAAGAGGCTAAATTGACATCCGTCTACATAAGGCTAGTATCCAAAAAAAAGCTACGAAGGATTCAGCGGAAAAAATATAGGGACTTGCAgggtaaaatatttactctttgggAGGAACACATGAGGGGTGAGAGATCTGCATATCAGTTGCTGAAAGCGTGTGCTTATCTCAATGGCCCAGTGCGCAGTTGA